The following coding sequences lie in one Syngnathus scovelli strain Florida chromosome 1, RoL_Ssco_1.2, whole genome shotgun sequence genomic window:
- the LOC125991420 gene encoding uncharacterized protein, translating into MKLVTITLLLFVHTADLTSNNCDGVKDQVVFCAAGSSLKIEAPDTGYAWHFGTANVAVDSALSIDTSTKELTGTLAAKHTGVYLATKDSSPTDKFTIIVDAVTCTKNEECQVGTGSSIHLNSDLGNGVSWTLADEPIGDPGNDDAPKFTAEKKELGLFNVKKTQSGKYKATLSPSSVEFPVTVSDKTPVSMASVKKGVGVGCDATLECEVTGDAKTIEWTKDGTKLTPKGKTLTVDKQAASARYVCKVQGYHGGAAVTSAPFPYTYAVSTVSITQNARVLTCVADGAVKSWEWLTFGNMPVSASDGTVDSDPSKFNLASGAKGQFSCKVTDCQGNTKSSQFLPVGGNVDPTGTPTGAGGATTPGAATQGTSCSVALLVISVLIELYVVMMM; encoded by the exons ATGAAGCTCGTGACAATCACCCTGCTCTTGTTCGTCCACACGGCAG ATCTGACAAGTAACAACTGCGACGGCGTGAAGGATCAGGTGGTGTTCTGCGCAGCTGGCAGCAGCCTCAAAATAGAAGCTCCCGATACTGGCTACGCGTGGCACTTCGGAACAGCCAACGTCGCCGTCGACAGTGCTCTGAGCATAGACACATCCACAAAGGAGTTGACGGGCACCCTGGCAGCAAAGCACACTGGCGTGTACTTGGCCACCAAAGACAGTTCACCGACGGACAAGTTCACCATCATTGTGGATGCCG TCACGTGCACCAAAAACGAGGAATGCCAGGTCGGGACCGGTAGCTCCATACATTTGAACTCCGACCTGGGTAATGGTGTCTCGTGGACGTTGGCGGACGAGCCGATCGGGGACCCTGGCAATGATGACGCGCCCAAGTTCACCGCCGAGAAGAAAGAGTTGGGCCTCTTCAACGTGAAAAAAACTCAAAGCGGGAAGTACAAGGCCACGTTGTCACCATCCTCAGTTGAATTTCCAGTCACCGTCAGCGACAAAA CTCCCGTCTCCATGGCCAGCGTCAAGAAGGGAGTGGGAGTGGGCTGCGATGCGACCTTAGAGTGCGAGGTCACCGGTGATGCCAAAACCATCGAATGGACCAAGGACGGAACTAAGCTGACTCCTAAAGGGAAAACGTTGACCGTCGACAAGCAGGCTGCCTCTGCTCGCTACGTCTGCAAGGTCCAGGGCTACCACGGTGGTGCTGCGGTGACTAGCGCCCCCTTCCCCTACACCTACGCAG TTTCCACGGTCAGCATCACACAGAACGCCCGTGTCCTCACGTGTGTCGCCGACGGTGCCGTCAAAAGCTGGGAGTGGCTGACGTTCGGAAACATGCCTGTCTCAGCAAGCGACGGCACAGTGGACAGTGATCCGTCCAAGTTCAATTTGGCCTCCGGGGCCAAAGGCCAGTTCAGTTGCAAGGTCACCGACTGCCAGGGCAATACCAAGTCCTCCCAGTTCTTGCCCGTCGGTGGAAACGTGGACCCCACCGGTACCCCCACCGGCGCGGGCGGCGCTACGA CACCAGGCGCAGCCACCCAGGGCACGTCCTGCTCTGTCGCTCTGTTGGTGATAAGCGTCCTCATTGAGCTCTacgtggtgatgatgatgtag